A single Xylanimonas cellulosilytica DSM 15894 DNA region contains:
- a CDS encoding MFS transporter, translated as MSTLLEVMVPSRLGRPYRWLLASAWTSNIGDGIALAAGPLLVASQTSSAVLVALAALLQRLPWLLFGLWAGAFADRTDRRRVVMIGNVLRAIVVAVLCVAILTGTVSIGVVLVTMFLYGTAEVFVDTTAGTLLPSLVPRQHLSTGTHRLQAAYLTCNQLAGPPVGAFLFAIGAVFPFAAQVVCALLAVVLVSRISRHRVPDGAPGLFVPPSDRPATHVRRDISEGLRWLWGNPPVRMLAIVIMAFNVTWAAAWSVLVLWSRDHLGMSEVGFGLLTTAAAVGGFIGTGLFSRIERRFRLATIMRVCLLLEVLMHLGLALTTAGWVAITIMVGFGAYAFVWGTVSQTVRLRAVPQEFQGRVGSVYMIGVFGGMVVGQALGGVIAETWGLTAPFWFAFAGAGLTLALIWKALGQIAHADAAA; from the coding sequence ATGAGCACGCTCCTCGAGGTCATGGTCCCGTCCCGCCTCGGGCGCCCCTACCGCTGGCTGCTCGCCTCCGCGTGGACCAGCAACATCGGCGACGGCATCGCGCTCGCCGCCGGTCCGCTGCTCGTCGCGTCGCAGACGTCCTCGGCCGTGCTCGTGGCGCTCGCGGCCTTGCTGCAGCGCCTCCCGTGGCTCCTGTTCGGCCTGTGGGCCGGGGCGTTCGCGGACCGCACCGACCGGCGCCGCGTCGTCATGATCGGCAACGTGCTGCGGGCGATCGTCGTCGCGGTGCTGTGCGTGGCGATCCTCACCGGCACGGTGTCCATCGGCGTCGTGCTGGTGACGATGTTCCTGTACGGCACCGCGGAGGTGTTCGTCGACACCACCGCGGGGACGCTGCTGCCGTCGCTGGTGCCGCGCCAGCACCTGTCGACCGGCACGCACCGGCTGCAGGCCGCCTACCTCACCTGCAACCAGCTCGCCGGGCCGCCCGTCGGGGCGTTCCTGTTCGCGATCGGCGCCGTGTTCCCGTTCGCCGCGCAGGTGGTGTGCGCGCTGCTCGCCGTCGTGCTCGTGTCCCGGATCTCGCGCCACCGGGTGCCCGACGGCGCCCCCGGGCTGTTCGTCCCGCCGTCGGACCGGCCCGCGACGCACGTGCGGCGCGACATCTCCGAGGGGCTGCGCTGGCTGTGGGGCAACCCTCCGGTGCGGATGCTCGCCATCGTCATCATGGCGTTCAACGTCACCTGGGCGGCCGCGTGGTCGGTGCTGGTGCTGTGGTCCCGCGACCACCTGGGGATGAGCGAGGTGGGCTTCGGCCTGCTCACCACGGCCGCCGCGGTGGGCGGGTTCATCGGCACCGGCCTGTTCTCCCGGATCGAGCGGCGCTTCCGTCTGGCCACGATCATGCGTGTGTGCCTGCTGCTGGAGGTGCTCATGCACCTCGGGCTCGCGCTGACGACGGCGGGGTGGGTCGCCATCACGATCATGGTCGGGTTCGGCGCGTACGCGTTCGTGTGGGGCACCGTCTCGCAGACGGTGCGGCTGCGCGCGGTGCCGCAGGAGTTCCAGGGCCGCGTCGGGTCCGTGTACATGATCGGCGTGTTCGGCGGCATGGTGGTCGGCCAGGCCCTCGGTGGCGTCATCGCCGAGACCTGGGGCCTGACGGCCCCGTTCTGGTTCGCGTTCGCCGGCGCGGGCCTGACGCTGGCGCTGATCTGGAAGGCGCTCGGGCAGATCGCCCACGCCGACGCCGCGGCCTGA
- a CDS encoding macrolide 2'-phosphotransferase: protein MGSTASDAVAAIELAATHGLRLDAATARVNEAGLDYQVVMASDDAGRDWVLRVPRRPDVSAGMAAEARILDLVSPVLAAEGVAVPDWRVRTPDLIAYPALPGAPGLTLDGTAPVWHMDPANPDYAARLGRLLARLHAITPVQAEAAGVEVRTPAQVRQAWADDVARVREAFAVSPTLTDDWQAWLDDDACWPDATVMTHGEIYPAHVLLDGDGAITGVLDWSTARVDDPARDLAAQFGAAGEGMLHATLDAYAAAGGHVHPGLAAQARHLWDASPIGYALYALTTNAEADRATAAALLNPTT, encoded by the coding sequence ATGGGAAGCACCGCGTCCGACGCCGTCGCCGCGATCGAGCTGGCCGCCACGCACGGTTTGCGGCTCGACGCCGCCACCGCCCGGGTCAACGAGGCCGGCCTGGACTATCAGGTGGTCATGGCGTCCGACGACGCGGGCCGGGACTGGGTGCTGCGCGTGCCCCGCCGCCCGGACGTCTCCGCGGGCATGGCCGCCGAAGCGCGCATCCTCGACCTGGTCTCCCCCGTGCTGGCCGCGGAGGGCGTGGCGGTCCCCGACTGGCGGGTTCGCACCCCCGACCTGATCGCGTACCCCGCCCTGCCCGGCGCCCCCGGCCTGACCCTCGACGGAACCGCACCGGTGTGGCACATGGACCCGGCCAACCCGGACTACGCGGCGCGCCTCGGACGTCTGCTCGCGCGCCTGCACGCCATCACCCCTGTACAGGCTGAGGCGGCGGGTGTCGAGGTCCGCACCCCGGCACAGGTCCGCCAGGCGTGGGCCGACGACGTCGCGCGCGTCCGGGAGGCCTTCGCCGTCTCCCCGACCCTCACCGACGACTGGCAGGCCTGGCTCGACGACGACGCCTGCTGGCCCGACGCGACCGTCATGACGCACGGCGAGATCTACCCCGCCCACGTCCTGCTCGACGGTGACGGGGCGATCACGGGGGTGCTCGACTGGTCCACCGCCCGGGTGGACGACCCGGCCCGCGACCTGGCCGCGCAGTTCGGCGCCGCGGGCGAGGGGATGCTGCACGCAACCCTGGACGCCTATGCGGCCGCGGGCGGGCACGTCCACCCCGGCCTCGCGGCCCAGGCCCGCCATCTGTGGGACGCCTCCCCCATCGGCTACGCGCTCTACGCGCTGACCACGAACGCGGAGGCCGACCGCGCGACGGCCGCCGCGCTGCTGAACCCGACGACCTGA
- a CDS encoding ABC transporter ATP-binding protein, with product MSPLLSARGLTMVYPGSATPALDAVDLDVQPGESVAVMGASGSGKTTLLHLLAGILRPTAGTVTLTTPSGPVGVHALDDAGRSRLRREQLGFVFQQGLLLDELTAVENVAVALMLNGVPRAAATAQAQDWLAALGLAGLEDRRLGALSGGQAQRVAIARAQVTGARLLFADEPTGALDSRTGTEVLDLLLAAVTQGRTLVVVTHDADVAARCDRVVTLRDGHIVADARRTQAVA from the coding sequence ATGAGTCCACTCCTGTCCGCCCGCGGCCTCACGATGGTCTACCCGGGCTCGGCCACCCCCGCGCTCGACGCCGTCGATCTCGACGTGCAACCGGGCGAGTCCGTCGCCGTCATGGGGGCCTCCGGCTCCGGCAAGACGACGCTGCTGCACCTGCTCGCCGGGATCCTCCGGCCCACCGCGGGCACCGTGACGCTCACGACGCCGTCCGGCCCCGTCGGGGTGCACGCCCTCGACGATGCCGGCCGCTCACGGCTGCGCCGCGAACAGCTCGGGTTCGTGTTCCAGCAGGGGCTGCTGCTCGACGAGCTGACCGCCGTCGAGAACGTCGCCGTCGCCCTCATGCTCAACGGCGTCCCGCGGGCCGCGGCGACGGCGCAGGCGCAGGACTGGCTCGCGGCTCTCGGCCTGGCCGGGCTGGAGGACCGTCGGCTCGGGGCGCTGTCCGGCGGGCAGGCCCAGCGGGTCGCCATCGCGCGCGCCCAGGTCACCGGCGCCCGGCTGCTCTTCGCCGACGAACCCACGGGTGCCCTCGACTCGCGCACCGGCACCGAGGTGCTCGACCTGCTGCTGGCCGCGGTCACCCAGGGACGCACGCTCGTCGTCGTCACGCACGACGCCGACGTCGCCGCACGCTGCGACCGTGTGGTGACGCTGCGCGACGGCCACATCGTGGCCGACGCACGCCGGACGCAGGCGGTGGCGTGA
- a CDS encoding FtsX-like permease family protein — translation MRTTLALARLFAPRRDGNRLAAALPLASFALVSGLLLIVSGGSQVFFTIRGSDAGVYAALAVVALALLVVPLVTLGAAAARLSARRRDDRLSSLRLLGATTGTVSLLTVIEAAAVALAGAVLGTVLYALAAPLVGLIHIMGEPIGAQMWLPWWVVPLVWAGVALVAAGSAAVGLRGVVVTPLGVRTRQKPGTARGRRAILAAVLVMLAVAATAGLRALGERWGFVAIMVALGASFGLALLALDAVGPWYVRVRARRLHRRASDVAGLLASRTILEDPKVAWRQVAGVAVTTFVGVVAGAGLALTSAAGEASNPEEAWLLADMQTGVYVTLVISFLMVACTVAINQAAATLDRARVHVSLDRLGVPPTTLAEAQRRSVMSVLWTVLVGSAAVSAVLVLPIVGAAVLLQPLSVAVVIAVFALGVLLVRGGASVASRLVPGILAHPDRVL, via the coding sequence GTGAGAACGACGCTCGCCCTCGCGCGGCTGTTCGCCCCGCGACGCGACGGCAACCGCCTCGCCGCCGCACTGCCCCTGGCGTCGTTCGCGCTGGTCAGCGGCCTGCTGCTGATCGTCAGCGGCGGCTCCCAGGTCTTCTTCACGATCCGCGGCAGCGACGCGGGCGTGTACGCGGCCCTCGCCGTCGTCGCGCTCGCGCTGCTGGTGGTGCCGCTCGTGACGCTCGGCGCCGCGGCCGCCAGGCTGTCCGCCCGACGACGCGACGACCGGCTCTCCTCCCTGCGCCTGCTCGGCGCGACGACGGGCACCGTCTCGCTCCTGACGGTGATCGAGGCGGCGGCGGTCGCGCTGGCAGGCGCCGTGCTGGGCACCGTGCTCTACGCCCTGGCCGCGCCGCTGGTCGGCCTCATCCACATCATGGGCGAGCCGATCGGAGCGCAGATGTGGCTGCCGTGGTGGGTCGTCCCCCTGGTGTGGGCCGGTGTCGCGCTGGTCGCGGCCGGGTCGGCCGCCGTCGGACTGCGCGGCGTCGTCGTCACCCCGCTCGGGGTGCGCACCCGGCAGAAGCCGGGGACGGCGCGCGGACGGCGGGCGATCCTGGCCGCGGTGCTCGTGATGCTGGCCGTCGCCGCGACGGCCGGGCTCCGTGCGCTCGGCGAACGGTGGGGGTTCGTCGCGATAATGGTCGCGCTCGGTGCGTCGTTCGGGCTGGCCCTGCTCGCGCTCGACGCCGTCGGACCCTGGTACGTGCGGGTGCGGGCCCGGCGCCTGCACCGGCGGGCCTCCGACGTCGCCGGGCTCCTGGCCTCGCGCACGATCCTCGAGGACCCGAAGGTGGCCTGGCGGCAGGTCGCGGGCGTCGCGGTGACCACGTTCGTCGGCGTCGTCGCCGGGGCGGGCCTGGCGCTCACCTCCGCGGCGGGCGAGGCCTCGAACCCCGAGGAGGCGTGGCTGCTGGCCGACATGCAGACCGGCGTCTACGTGACCCTGGTGATCTCGTTCCTCATGGTGGCGTGCACGGTGGCGATCAACCAGGCCGCGGCGACGCTCGACCGGGCGCGCGTGCACGTGTCGCTCGACCGGCTCGGGGTACCGCCGACGACCCTCGCCGAGGCCCAGCGGCGCTCGGTGATGTCGGTGCTGTGGACGGTGCTCGTGGGCTCGGCGGCCGTGTCCGCCGTCCTGGTGCTGCCCATCGTCGGCGCGGCCGTCCTGCTGCAGCCGCTCTCGGTCGCCGTCGTCATCGCCGTCTTCGCACTGGGCGTGCTGCTGGTG